The nucleotide window GCCGGTATTTCCCTCAAGATATGGCAACTGACTATATTGGTTTCAGATGCGCAATGTCTAGAGTTGGTTCTAAAACCAAAGGGAAAAACAAAACGAGAAACTAATTTTAAGTAGCAATTAATAGAAAAGTCCTGTCGAAATCGACAGGACTTTTTTAATATATTTAACCATGCAAATAGCAGAACTTCACTCTAAATTTATTTCAAGCAAGGGTGTTTCAACTGATACTCGAAAAATTGAACCAGGGCAAATGTTTTTCGCTTTAAAAGGCGATAATTTCGATGGTAATACTTACGCCGAATTTGCATTAGAAAAAGGTGCTGAATATTGCATATTGGACAACCCGGAATATATATTAAACGAAAAATGTATCCTTGTTAAAGATGTCTTAGAAACCCTTCAAAATTTAGCCCACTTCCACAGAATAAGGCAAAGCTGTGATGTTTTAGCTCTAACTGGGAGTAATGGGAAAACTACCACGAAGGAATTAATAAATGCCGTGTTGTCTACCAAATTTCAAACGGTTGCAACCACAGGCAATTTAAATAATCATATAGGTGTTCCGCTTACCCTGTTAAATATAGCTGAAGAAACCGAAATAGCAATTATTGAGATGGGTGCTAATCACATTGGAGAAATTGCTCTTCTATGCAAAATTGCAGCTCCTGATTTTGGATTGATAACAAATTTTGGAAAAGCCCATTTGGAAGGTTTTGGGAGTGTGGAAGGTGTAATTAAAGGTAAGTCCGAGCTATACGACTATTTGAAAAAAGAACAGGGGACAATTTTTTATAATTCAGATGACCCAATCCAAAGAAAACAGATTGGAGACTTCCAAAATATTGTCGAATACAGTTCAAATACTATAGATTACTCAAAAATATCCCTTAAAAAAACCCAACCAACTATCGAATTTAAAATAGAGGACCAAAGCTTTTCCTCCAATCTTTCAGGAGACTATAATTTTAAAAACATACTGGCCTCCCTAGCGATAGGTGATAAATTTGGAATAACTAAGGCTAACATGGCTAAGGCAATTAGCGAGTATACTCCCAATAATAATCGCTCCCAATGGGTAGAAAAAGGTGGTAACCAATACTATATGGATGCCTATAATGCAAATCCTAGCAGTATGGCAGCCTCAATCTCAAATTTTTCCAATCTTGATTTTCCTAAAAAGATTGTAATTCTGGGGGACATGTTTGAACTTGGAACTGAAGCTGAAATAGAACACCAAACCATCACAGAATTGGCAGAATCTTTCGATTTTGAAAAAGTGTTTCTTGTAGGGTACAATTTTGCCAAATGCGAAACCAAGAACAAAAACACCTTTCAATTTAAAACCTTTGACGAACTTAAGGATGCCTTTAACAATTTTAATCCAAAGGAATTCAACATTTTTATTAAAGGTTCTAGAGGTATGGCATTGGAACGTCTGCTAAACTAATTTTAAACAATAATCCCAATTCGCGTTCACAAATTGGGATTATGATTAAAGTGAAGTGTACTGGATTCGAACCAGTGACCCCTACCCTGTCAAGGTAGTGCTCTGAACCAACTGAGCTAACACTCCTTTAAGGCGAGCAAATATATTATAATTTTTTATAACACTTTGCACAGAATGCATCTTTCATGATAGTACAATTACAGCTAAACCAGTTGATGCCTATTGTAATTGTCTAGGTAAAATATATTTAAACATTTTCTTTAGCATTCAAAAATTTAATAATTTCACAAACTCCATAAGTCTTAATTTGAAAATGGAAACACGAGGAAATATGAAGAAGTTAAACTATAGACCAAAAAATGAAGGAAGTGGCACCATTTTTAAAAATCCGATTTTGGAATTTTTAACAAAGACTCATATATCCGTTCCACTTTCATTATACACACTCATTTCCGGATGCCTTATTTATTACGGCATTATTGAAAAAGGATTTGAAACAATAGAAATGGTCTTTTTGTTTTTTGCCGGCATGTTTGTTTTTACATTTTTTGAATATATGATTCATCGGTTTGCCTTTCATTTTGGGTCTCACGAACATGATCACGATAAAAACCATATTAGTTACAAATTGCACGGAGTTCATCATGAATATCCCAGGGACAAAATGAGATTGGCGATGCCTCCAATAATGGCCTTGGCATTAGCAACTTTCTTTTTTATTGTATATCGAACTTTGATGGGTGATTATGTCTTTGGATTCTTAGCAGGATTTTTAATGGGCTACACCCTTTATCTAAGTATACATTATTCTATCCATGTATTCCAAGTACCAAATAATTTTCTGAAAATTTTATGGAGACACCACGCTATCCATCATTATAGACAACCAAACAGGGCATATGGCGTTTCTTCACCTCTATGGGATCATATTTTTGGAACAATGCCAGAAACTAAATCCAAGCCTGTTTCCGAGGGTAAATTTATCGACCCCTCTTAAGTCCCAAATAATAAAGTTTAATTAAGGATAAGCAGAGAGTTTTTTCAATAAAATTCAAATCACTTATTATTTTGATTAGAATTATTTTGCCTCCTCTTATCTCTTAAGGCCCAATATATTCCTTTTACATCAGACGCCCAGTTGTCGTACATATAAATTAAAGTGATTTCTTCAAAAGTTTCTACCAAACTGAATACTATAACCGCATAAAACAAGGCATATGAGGGCGAAAAAAACAGTGAGGATATTACAAAAATTCCTTGCAGGATAGCTGATAGTTTCGCCAAATAAGTATGAAAGGACGTTGCCCTACCATATTTTAGATAGGCATAGACCATCTGAATAAAATAAGGCATAAATACAATTAGGATTAATACAAGATTTGCCTTAACAAATTCGGCTTCAAATCTATAAATACCAATGATACCCACCACCAAAGTAATTTGATCTCCAACCGAGTCTAATTGCGATCCTCTAGGGCTTATTAAATTTAATTTTCTAGCTAAATAACCATCAATCATGTCCGTGCAAAAACTAATAAGCAGGAACCAAGTGAAATAAAGTCTTAAATCAAACCAAATAAAAATAACTAACAAAGGGGATACGACTATCCTGTAAAATGAAAACCAATCGGCAATATTGAATTTTTTGAAAATATTCATATTTATTAGCCATAGTCCTACATTGAAAAAATGCATCTGTTTAAACAATTAAACTTAGGATAAGTTTAAACGCTAAAAAATGATAAAAATCATGGAAGCTAATCTAGTAGCTCTGTTTAATTATTCTAATTGAGCATTAATATTTGTAAAAAAAAACCTTGAACATCAAATAGACATTCAAGGTTATTGTTTGGAAATTACTAAAACTTAATCGGAAGTAGTTTTAAAGGTATAGGTAGGACTAACCGAAATATTTATCCCATCACTTGTTTCAACATGCCAATAATAGATAGTATTTGGCTCAACATCGATATCTAAACTAGTTTCTGAAATCCCCTGCCATTCCTCTGGCACCTCTTGATTTCCATCTACCGAATCGGCAAAAACCGTATAAGTGACTTCATCACCGTCGGCGTCCGAACTAATCCATTCTAAAGTAACTTTTCCATCACTTGGTGTTACATCGCTTCCTTGAGATGGACTCAATAAGGATGCAGGAAATGGAACAAAATTAGATTCACCATCGCCAGCCAGATAAAACTTCCAAGTATCAGATTCGGTAATCTCTTGTCCAGAATTTCTAGCTGTTACTGTCCAAGAATATGGATAACCTCTTAACAATTCTACCTGCAGACTATTTGTTGGAGACCCAATATTAAGAATAACATTTCCAGTAATTAGGTTGGTTATCTCGAAATTATATTTTTCTGTGTCACTGGATGCATCCCAATTAAATGTCACTATAGCAGTATCATCAAAGACTTCTCCTACCTCACATTCCTCATTATTTGAAGGTATCAATAAATTTGGTTTACCAGGCTTGTCTGTATATCTGACTTTATTTGGTGTATCATCATCAGAACAAGAAACTATTAAAACACTGAATATAAAAACCAAAAAGGGTTTTAAACTAAATATTGATTTTATGGTTTTCATAATAAATTACTTTTTAATGATTTTAATTGATTCGCGAACCGTTTCAGAATTAATTGATAAGAAATAAATTCCATTATTCATATTTGAAATATCAAGATCAACTGTTCTATTTGAAGAAACATTCTGGGTGCTCGACATAAGCTGATTCCCTAATACATCAACTATGGAAAGTTGAAGTTGATTATCGGTGCCGTTTACATATAATTTTATCTTTCCAGTAGTTGGGTTAGGAAACACCGCCAACTCATTAGATATAAATACATGTTGACTGAATTCACCCTGACATACTAAATCTGTTGATACAGTAATTGTATTCTGCCCAGCATGTAAGTCAAGAATTAATTGAGATTGACTCGTCGTCGTAATTATGCCATTGTGATTTATTTCATAGTTTTCTGAACCGGATAATGAAAGTACAATTTGATTATTGGAATAATTCACCACCGAATAAACATCTAAGGGTTCAGGCCCCTGTACTGTTACATAATAGCACTGCACAAAATTGTCTATTCCTTCAATTGTTATACAAACTTTATAGGTACCACCTCCTAACTGATCGAATAAAGTTTCAAAATCATTATCGCTAGATAAGTTTTGAGATTGAGAATAGCTGTCTCCTTCAACTGAAACAACAAAAGTGTAATCAGTATTGCTAGAACTTACGCTTATTGAGCCGTCATTTTCGCTATTACAGCTTACTGAGTTAGAAATAACAGTAAATGTATCCGAAGGAAGTTCAAATGTTTCACAACCAAACACATCGATAACAGATCCTTCAGGAGATTCAGGACAATGATCTTCACTATCCAAGATTCCATCTCCATCACTATCTTCACAAACATCACCAATTCCATCATTGTCGAAATCAGCTTGATCTGGGTTATAGGTGTCAACACAATTATCTTCAGAATCAACAACACCATCAAAATCTGAATCTTGTTCCGATTCCAAAAGTGGAATTGGATCCCAACCATCATTACCCTTAGTGAAATTAAATGTTGTAATTTCTGTTCCATCGGTTAATACTGGTTCTGTTAGCACTGTGGACCACCCTGCGCGAGAACCAGAATTATCTTCACTCGAAGCCTCAATTGTACCATATTCGTACATTAAACTTGATTCACCTCCTAGAGTATTTTGCCAACCAATTGGGTAAATCAATGATTTTCCTATATGGTTAGGGTTCTGGGATACATCTATATTAGTTTTATAAAATACGGCCTCACTAGTGGTAGCAGCCCATGGACGTCCATAATATCCTGGTTTGCCCCAATTAGTTGATGCAGTCTCAACGCCAGGAACCGTAGATTTCACGTTACATTCATACATCAAAAATCCTCTTGTGCCACTACTTTGTTGTGCAGCCGTGATATAAGCTGTATCACTATCCCAATCACTTGTATTTAATACAAGATCTGTTTTGTAGAATACGGCTGTCATGGCTCCGAAAATATAATCTACAGCACCCATTACTGCACCTTTATAGACAACAACTCTTGATCCACTTCCTCCGTAGAATGAATCTTGTCTTCCAACAACACGGCAGTTATTCAAAATAACCTTATCAACATTATTGGTAATACTAATCGCTGCTGCTCGTTCTACGTACCCCAAGCCCCTATCTTGCACAGAAGTGTCTCCGTAAGTCGTCGGCCTTGAACCTCCTTGGGGCGCACCGTTATTGGTTTCGACAATGTCCTCAGATTCTTTCTTGGAAATGTATTGATTAAATGAGTTTTCAAAAATTAAATGTTCAGCTTCAAAACCATCTGCCGACACAACAACCGTAGCATTCCAATAAGAACCATTTGTTGTACCCGCACCCTTATTTTCATAACTCAAATAACCATTTTCCTTATTGGTTGCTAGAATATCTGCATGCCATTTTTGATCTGACCCCATACTATAATAATTATATCCATGACCATAATATGAAGTTATTCTTACAGCACCCTCTACAATATCAACCCCCTTATTTATTAGGTCTATTTTCGGGAAACTTGCAGCATTTTTCAATGTTACATTAGGACTAGTAATCACCAACATTTCTTCATAATCACCAGGATCGATTAGAACAGTTACTCTTTCGTTATTTGGGCGATTCATATTTTTAATGGCTGTTAAAGCCCCATTGACAGTAGGATAATCTTTATCCACACCAACAGTAATAACTTCCTTAAATTCAACGACCTGAACTATTTCAATATTTGTTATATAGGAAGTGCCTGAACCACCAAAAGTAATGGTAGCGGTTCCAGACGTATCTCCTGTATATGCATATTCTGTGCTTTCAAAGGTAGAAGTGCTTCCACTACTAGTTTGTATGGTATCTCCTCCTTCTATAGAAAAATTAGCCGAATAATAATAGGTAATGATCATTTTCTCGCCTGGATTCATTGGCACCACTACTGTTTGTCCAGGAGATGCCGCAAGATGTCCCTTGGCAATTTCATTCTTTGCCCCATCTAAGCCTAATCCTTTATAGTATTGATCTGAACTTAATATCACCTTATCATCAAAACTCCAATTTGTAACTGGAGAAAACTCTAAGGTTTTTGAAGTGTCCATATCTTGCACAGTTAAATTAGATGTTAACGCCAATTCTATTGGATATTTATCTAATCCACCATGTTCAATCTTATAAGTACCATTTCTTAAGGCAACGGTCGTTACATCAGTGAAATTATACATATATCCTTCTTCATTTAGATTTATAAATGTTAATTCCAAATCTGCCCGTTGAGCTGCATCTAAACCTGGAGTATTGATTGCAACACTAAAAACAGGTTTAGGAGTAAAATCAATATCAGCCGCTTGGTCACCTTCAGCTATGGTTATAGTATTATTAATAATTTCATAGTCATTTACTCCTTCAGCAGTAATCGTATATTCAACATTAGGTTGCAACTGTACTTCATATGTTGAATTACCTGCATCAATCATAGGTTGTGGCACATAAACTGTATTTGCTTCAGGATCTGCAGTATATTTAAGGTTTAGATTTTCTATATCCGATCCGAGTCCATTAATATTTCCTGAAACTTTGTATAGTTCTACCTGAATAATTGTGATATCAAAAACAGATGTAGCTTCCTCAACAAGAATTGTACTAGCGCTACTAATGATATAACCATTAGCATTTTCTAAACTTAAGGTATAAGTGTAATCCTGGGGTAGATCAATACTATATGAACCATTAGAAACAGTTGTATTCCAAGATTTTCCAGCCTCATTGGTAAAAACTATTTCATATTCATTTGGAATGTCTGCAGCCTGACTTACATCTACATTTCCTGTTAATGTTTTGTAAATTGCATCCTTTCTTTCTACCCTAAAGTAACTTGGTTTGTCAACTGTATCATAAATTCTATAAGTACCCGAATTTTTAGCAACAAACTTTACCATGGTTATAGCATTACTTGTAGAAACTTTAACAACATCATCTTGTAATTCAGGGTTTGGTACATAGGTGAAATGAATATTTCCATTGGCATTTTGTGCCAACATAGCAAGGGTGACCTCATCATCCTCACTTAAGGTAAGACTCAGATACCTTCCACTAGACCCCGTACCATTTACATAAATTCTACCACTATATTCAGAAACCCCACTTAAGTTTTCATCGTATCTAGTTAAATTGGTATTGCTAGTCCTTAAGCGGTCATTACTACCACCATTCCAACCTAATGCCCCTTCTGTCCATGACGGCAATACATTTCCTGAACTTCCGGGAGTTATTGAAGCATCATACCAAGAATTAATTTTAGTTTCATCTAACCTGTTATTGTATAATTCTGCATCTAGCTGTTCCCCTCCAAAATCCCAAACATCTATTTTTCCATTAGAAGGTTCGACAGCTGCTTCATTTTCAATAGACATTCCATGTAGGTATATCTCAGCAGTTGGAAATTGACTGCTCACTAAAGTAGCAGTGATTTTACCAGCAGGTCCGGTATAGCTAAAATTACTTGGGAAGCCATCAGAGATTCCAATATTCTGTGCAGGAATACTTCCTAGATTATTTCCTTCGGAATCAGTAAATACAAAAACTGCATCTACAGCCACACCATAAATATCAACAATAAAGGTTACTATAGCATTACCTGCAACTATTATATCGAATGAGTTACCTGGAAAAAAGACCCCTCCATGTGAAGAATCATGATAGCCAAATTGTCCAGATGTTTCAGTTGTATTACTGTTTATGGTAACAATACCATCTCCAGTTTTATAAGTCTCATATCTTAGAGAGGTATAACTGGTTTGCGGCAATTCAGATCCATCTGCGAAATTATAAGTATAAGTTTCACCAGGGTTAGCTGTAACTTCGGCATTACTGTCTGAAATTGTAATGATAAATGAACTTGGATCCGACGAAGAATCGGAAAAGTTTATGGTCAATTCATTACCTTCAATTGAAACGGATTCTATATCCCCTGAAAAAGTCGGGGTAAAGGAAGCCAATTCGTTCCCCGCCAAATCTATCTCAATTGAAGCTGAATCTGATGTGCTACTAAATACTGTGCCCTCACTTACAGAAACAGTAGCATTATCGCTTGCAGTTGCACCTGATGTTATTTCAATATCTATTCCGTTAATTGAGACAACACCAGATTTTTGGATCCAAGGAGTTAAAACTACATTATAAGATATCGGTAAAACTTCAATATAAGGAAGATAACTTGTACTACCTGTATGGGTTAATGTGATAGTACCTTCGGTACCCAGGTAAACAAAATCAACAAAAGGCCCTCCATCGGTTCCTTGAGGAAAAGTTATTGATCCTGCATTTGATTGGGATGGAATATCAAACGCACCGGTTGAACTAGAAACATTTAAAGTACCGCCAGAGTATTGGTCAGCCGCAACTCTAATTTTACTATTTCCAGCCACTTTTAACGTGATAACGTTTCCATCTTTCAAGGTTATTCCATGTTGGGTTCCATGATAACCATACGCATTGGACGGACCTGATTCTATTTTAAATAAGCCCTTTTCAATGATTGTGTTTCCTACATCTGTTGAAGCAACCAATGTTTCATCCCTAAAATCAAAAAAGTAAGCTGATCTTTTTTCTGGGGTTGTATAGGCTGCACCTAATTGAGCCGGTATAACATCTAATTTTGGTAAATAAATATCGCTACCGCTTCCATTTTCTTGTATAGCTTTAAAAACGAGAGATTTATCCCCTTTAGATTTGGAAGGGTCTGAATAAACCAGTTCATAAGTATCCACCAAGTCTGTTGTTACCTTTGTGTTTACTATGCCCAAATCTCCAACAGAAATTTCGGTTCCCTCCATACTCAGGGAAGAATGCTTTGATCCTAGAAAACTTATAGAATTAGTCCCAGTAACCTGTAAATCGATTTGAGCATCTGCTTTCATATTTAAACCATAGGTAGAACCATGCAAACCATAGGTACCTCCAAGTTTTAACAAACCGTCCGCACTTTGTCCATTAGAAATAATAGTTCCATCCCTAAAGTCATAGGTTGTTATTCCATGCAAATAGCTATTATCGTATAAGGCTATTGTATATAGTTTAGGTTCTGTACCACTGTCGGCATAGGTTACTTTTAATTCACCCGAAACAATATCAACTGAAGCAATATTTCCAGAAATATTTGGAGTAAAAGAAGAAGGATCCATCCCTCCCAAATCAATAGCTACCCAACCAGCGTCTTTTCCAGCTGATAAAATAACACCATTAGAGACACTTATTGTTGCGTTCTCAGCTGAAGTAGCTCCCGAAGTAAGAGTGATATCTACTCCGTTTATAGAAATTGTTCCAGATTTTTGGACATAGTCACTTAAAGAAACCTCATACGTAACAGGAGCTATTTCTAAATAAGGCAAATAGGATGTTCCACCATTTCCAGTTAAGGTTATGGTTCCTGCCGACCCAACATAAAGAAAATCTTTCCAAGGCCCGCCATCAGCTCCTTGAGGATAAGTTATGGACGTTTGATTTGATTGTTCAGAGATATCAAATTGGCCCGTTTCGCTTGTGGCAGAAATCGTGCCACCTGAGTATTGATCACCTGCAATTCTTATTCTACTATCACCTGCAACCTGTAACGTAATAGTATTACCAGCTTTAAAAGTTATTCCATGTTGAGTTCCATGATAACTCAATCCGTTACAACATCCCGCATCAATTGTTATTATTCCAGATTCTATATGATTCGGTGGACCAGAGGGAACAATACTTTCATCTCTAAAATCGAAGAAATAAACAATATTTTTTTCAGCGGCGGCAAAATCCTTTCCTGCCTGTGCCGGAATTACTTCAATTGTTGGAAGGTAAAGGTCATTACCCGTTGCGGCTACAGTCGTAAAAGTTAGAGTTGTCGCCGGTCCTGAATACACAAAATCGAAGGTGTCTGATAAATCATTCACGACTTTCCCAGTTTGGGTTCCTAAATCACTATCGTCTAGAGCCGTACCCTTTACATCTAAGCTCGAGTATTCAGATCCGAGAAATCGAATTGTGGAACTACCTTCTACTTGTATACTAATAGTTGCATCAACTTTTAAATTTAATCCGTAGGTGTTACCATGCTGAGAGTATGTTCCTCCTAGAACAAGTTTCCCATCAGCACTACCTCCATTTCCGGCAATAACACCATTATCCCGAAAATCATAAAGAATAGAATTTGTTATTTCACCGGTTGAACTATCACAACTTGAAGTAATATCACCTGAGATATTTACTTGCAAGGTGGCACCAGCACCGCAACTTGAATCAGTTATATTGGAGGCAACATCTTCAACAGGAATAACTGTATAATTATAGGTAGGTTTTGTAACGGAATTTACATTTGCAACTCCATTCAAACAATTTTCAAACTGGAGTGAAACTGTTCCACCATCGGTGGTAGCCCTACTATAAACAGTGGTTACATTAGCAAAATTACTATTCTCTACGTAACAGGTGAGGTTATTTGTTCCACCACCTAGTCCTAATGCAGTTGAACCTGAAACAGTGGTATCGTAATAGCAATTCAATATATGTAATTCAGCATTTCTTGCCCGAGGCATTCTGCTTCTTACGCCATCCGCCCAATAGCAGTTTTGAAAGGTAACACTATAATGTCCATCGGCAGGTGCATCAGTGCTACTCGAACCTACCAAATTAGAAAATCTGTGGTCATCAGATCCGCCTGGACCATTTGGAATGGGATCCTTTAGATAAGTGAATTTACACCATGAAACTGTAACGTTATCCGAGGAGTTTTTTATATCAAAATTCCCATCGATACCATCCCGAAATTCACAATGATCAACCCATAGATTGATACAACCCTCAGAAGTTAAGTTGTCTCGACCATCAGTATCATAGGCCCCAGGACCTTCAAAAATTAGGTTTCTGATAATTACGTTAGAAGAGCCAGCCTTTAAATTTAAAATCCCAGATTCAGATTGGGTCTGTTTGGTATTAACCAATTTTGCTCCTGGCAACCCAATAATAGATTTATTTGTAACAACCTCACTTATTTGCAATTCAGTTGCAGAAAAATCAATAGTTCCAGATACCAATATAACCTGAGGAGTGGACAACCTGAGGTTAGCCTTCAAATCGGCGTAGGTAGAAACAACGATTGGTGTAGCGCTTCCGCCACCAGTTGTACCTTCCCCATAACCCTCAGGGGCAGATTGGTAAAAAGTTTGCGCTGTTACTGGTAACAGTACGCATAGAAAGAGTAGAAAAAGTAAAATTTTTTTCATGAGACCTATGTTAGTTAATTACTTTGAATGATATGTTTATAGCCAAAGCAGCCATAACAAAATTCTTGACACGAATTAATGTAATCGATTGCATAATGTAATCGATTACACGAATATAACAGAAATTCAAATACAAATTTTGATAAAATTTAAGAATGTTAAAAAATTAACATTTAATGTATGATTTCACAATATTGATTAACAATGAAAATTTAATTGTAAGCAGCAGAATAATAAACAATTAAACCAAAACGGATAAAATTAAAAAATCCTAATTCTCACTTAAGAATTAGGATTCAATTTGGTGGGCGATGAGGGATTCGAACCCCCGACCCCCTCGGTGTAAACGAGGTGCTCTGAACCAACTGAGCTAATCGCCCCTTGTAATCGGACTGCAAAGATAAACCAGTTTTTGAATTTGAAAAATATTTTTTTGAAAAAATCACACAACTTCTGCCACAACAAATGTGCTTCCGCCTACAAAGATAAAATCACTACCTGCAGAGTCCAGTTTTGCTTGATATAGAGCCTTTTTCACCGATTCAAATGATAAACAGTTAAAACCATGTTCATGAAATAATTGGGTTAATTCATCAACATCCAAAGCCCTGGGTATTTGGGGTTGGCTCAAATAGTAAATAGCCTCTTTAGGCAACAGGCCAATTACCCTTTCCAGATTTTTATCTGCAACAAATCCCAAGACCATTCTCAATTGCCTATAATTTTGTTCCTTAATCTGAGAAACTACATAGTTTAGACCTTCAAAATTGTGGGCTGTATCGCAAACAACTAAAGGTTCTTCTCCTAATATTTGCCATCTTCCGAGAAGCCCGGTATTTTTAACCACATTATTCAATCCAGACCTAATTGATTCCTTACTTAAATTATATCCTTTAGATTTTAAAACATTTAAAGCAACAGTGGCCGTAGTTACATTTTTAAGTTGATAACTACCCTTAAGATCAGTATTGTAGACATGATCCATTAAAAGTTGATCTGCATAATAAAGTTCAGAACCCTCAACCCTAGCTTTTGAATTAAAAATGGGGGTAGTCTCACTCTGGGTTTCCCCGATAACGACGGGTACTCCTTTTTTAATAATGCCAGCTTTTTCAACTGCAATTTTCTCTATGGTGTCTCCTAACAAAACAGTATGATCTAACCCTATATTAGTGATTACAGATAATTCTGGCATTATTACATTAGTTGAATCTAACCTTCCTCCTAACCCAGTTTCAATAACGGCAATATCTACCTTGTTATCTGAAAAATATTTAAATGCGAGACCTACTGTCATTTCAAAAAATGACAATTGATTAAATTCAAAAAAGTTTCGGTTATTTTCGACAAAATCAACGACATAATCCTCTTCAATTAAATGACCATTGATTTTTATTCGCTCTCTAAAATCCTTTAAATGTGGAGATGTATATAGACCAGTTTTATAACCCGCTACCTGAAATACCGAAGCCAACATATGGCTAACCGAGCCTTTTCCATTTGTCCCAGCAACATGCACACTTTTAAAATACCTTTCAGGATTCCCAAGATGGGAACACAGATTTGTAGTATTGGTGAGATCAGCCTTATATGCCATTGCGCCCTGACGCTGATACATTGGAAGTTG belongs to Aegicerativicinus sediminis and includes:
- a CDS encoding bifunctional folylpolyglutamate synthase/dihydrofolate synthase, with protein sequence MTYQQTVNWMFQQLPMYQRQGAMAYKADLTNTTNLCSHLGNPERYFKSVHVAGTNGKGSVSHMLASVFQVAGYKTGLYTSPHLKDFRERIKINGHLIEEDYVVDFVENNRNFFEFNQLSFFEMTVGLAFKYFSDNKVDIAVIETGLGGRLDSTNVIMPELSVITNIGLDHTVLLGDTIEKIAVEKAGIIKKGVPVVIGETQSETTPIFNSKARVEGSELYYADQLLMDHVYNTDLKGSYQLKNVTTATVALNVLKSKGYNLSKESIRSGLNNVVKNTGLLGRWQILGEEPLVVCDTAHNFEGLNYVVSQIKEQNYRQLRMVLGFVADKNLERVIGLLPKEAIYYLSQPQIPRALDVDELTQLFHEHGFNCLSFESVKKALYQAKLDSAGSDFIFVGGSTFVVAEVV